The region CCATCACCGACCGGGCCCGGGTGGCCGGGTGGGTCGGGCCGAAGTTGTCCGGGTCGGCCTGACCGTCGGCGAAGATCGCGTAGGTCAGCCTGGGCGTGCCGTCGATGCCGAACATCACGCCGGCCTCGTTGCGGCCACCGTCGAACCAGCCGGCCTTGGTCGCCACCCGCTCCCGCTCGCCCGACGACATGTCGTGCCGGATGCCGTCCGGATAGGCGATCGGCGACCGCAGCGCGGCCAGCAGGAACGCGGTCGAGCCGGGGGAGAGCAGGGTGCCCGCGACCAGGGCCCGCAGCAGGTCGTGGGTCTCCCGGGGCGTGGTGGTGCCGAGGAAGAACCGGTTGGGGTTGGCGACCGGTACGACCTGCGTGTTCGGGAAGCCCTTGGCGACCAGGATCTGGTTGATCTCCAACGCCGGGCAGACCAGGCCGCAGAGCCGTACGGCGGTGTCGTCCGAGACGGTGAGCAGGGCGGCGAGTGCGTGGCCGACCGTCACCGTGCTCGGGTACGCCCCGTCCAGCCGGAAGATGCCGTCACCGTCGGGAATCACGATCGCGGCGGTCACCTCGACGGTCTGACTCAACTGGAGCAGGCCACGATCGACCTTGTCCAGCACCGCGACGGCGACCGCCACCTTGTTCACGCTGTACGCCTCGACCTGCTCGTCGGCGCCCTGTTCCACCGCCGGCAGGGCGCTGCCGTCGGCGGCGGTGACGCTGATCCGGGCCCGCCAGGTCCCGCCCGCCTCGGTCGAGGCCCGGTAGTAGATCTTCCCGACCCGCCGCTCCGCCGGTCCGAGGGCGTCGGTCGCCGAACCCCGCTCGGTCGCGGCCGAGGCGCCGGTGCCGGTGCCGAACACCAGGCCCGCCGTTGCCGCCGTGCCCATGCCCAGCGCAGTCCTGCGGTTAACCGTTTTCGACAAGGTGGTTCTCCGATCGGAGCCGTGACGAACCCCCCGTGGGCTCGATCCGGTCACGATAGAGCACCGCGGATCGCTCCGGGTGCCCGTTGATCGTCCGGCGACGGCGGTCGGATTCCGCCGCCAGCGTTCGGGGTAGTGGTCGTGGCGGGTGGGACAGGTTGTTGGCACTCACTCATCCGATCGGCCCACGAAGTTCAGTCGATCATCCACAGCACGTCGGATGATCCGGTTGGTAGCGTGGTGCGCCTGCTGGTCGGTCAGAAGACGGAAGGTTCGCTGGGGGCGATCTCGATGCGACGCTCGACCCCGGTCGACCGGGCCTCCGCGTCCGGCTCGCTGGCGTACCTCACCGCCGGCGTCCTCGCCGCGCTGCTGTACGCCGCCCACCTCTCCGACGCACTCGGTGCCCTGCTGTTCGCCGCCGTGGGCGTCGGCACCGCCGCCGTCCTGGTGCTCGGCCCCCGGTGGCACCGGGCCGCCCCGCGCCACCCCTGGTACCTGCTCAGCGCCGCCAGTTTCCTGTTCCTGATCGGGGCGCTGGTCCGGCCCTGGGCCGCGCACCGGACCGGAATCTCCGCCCTGGCCGCCGACGCGTTCACCGTCCCCGGCTACCTGTTGATGATCTTCGGCGTCGGCGGCCTGCTGCGGGCCAGGGGAGGGCTCGAACGGCACGCCGTCATCGACGGGCTCATCGTCTGCCTCGGCGCGGCCTGTGTCTCGGTGCTGCTGCTGGCCGTACCGGCGGCGTCGATCCAGGGCCGGTCGGTGATGGTGTCGGCGCTCGCCGGGACGTACCCGGTCTTCGACGTGGTGCTGCTCCTGCTCCTGGTCAACCTCGCCTTCACCACCGCCGCCCGAAGGCCCAGCTACTGGCTGCTGGTCGGCATGATGACGTCCCTGCTGCTCGGCGACCTGGCGTACGCGATCGTCGGGCTGACCGGCACCCTGTCCGGGGCACCGATCCTGGACCTGCCGTTCCTGATCGGCTTCGCCATGGTCGGCGCCGCCGCACTGCACCCCTCGGTGGTCTACCTCGGCCGGGCCATGCCGCTGCCGGTGCAGGCCTGGTCCTGGCCCAGGCTGCTGCTGATCTGCCCGGCGCTGGCCGCACCGTTCGTGCTGATCGCCGCACTGCACCAGCCGACGCTGGTCGAGCGGCTCGTCCCCGCCCTCGCCGGGGCCGTCATGGTGGCGTTGCTGCTGGTCCGGGCCGTGTCGGCGGTGCAGGGTTACGCCACCGCGCAACGGCGGTACGAGCACCACGCCACCCACGACCCGCTGACCGGCCTGCCCAACCGGCGGGCGCTGTCCCGGGAGGTCGGCCGGCTACTGCGCCGCTCGGCGGCCGTACCGACCGGGATCTGGGTGTACTTTCTCGACCTCGACGGCTTCAAGATGGTCAACGACTCCTGGGGCCACGACACCGGCGACCAGCTCATCGTCCAGGTCGGACAGCGGTTACGGGCACTGGTGCCGTCGGCGGCGGTGGTCGCCCGGGTCGGCGGCGACGAGTTCGTGGTCGTACTCAGCGGGACCCGCGACGAGGCGGTCGAACTCGCCGAGGGGATCCTCGGCTCGTTCGCCGCACCGTTGCAGGTCGGCGGGATCGAGGTGGTGGTCAGCACGTCCGTCGGTCTGGTCGGCACCACCGTGGTCCCGACCGGCGAGCACACCGGCAGCCGGGACGGGCTGGCGTACGGCGTGGACGAGCCGACCGGCAGCACCGGCGGCTGGGGCGGCCTGCCCACGGCGGCGGCGGCCGAACAGCACGACGCGGCACCGGTGACCGCCGAGTCGCTGATGCGGGACGCGGACATCGCGATGTACCACGCCAAGGCCGAGGGGCCGGGCAAGTGGGCCCTGTTCGACACCTCCATGCGCGACCGGGTACGCGACCGGGTGGAGATCGAGTTCGCCCTCCGGCACGCCCTGGCCAAGGAGCAGCTCCACCTGGTCTACCAGCCGATAGTCGAACTGCGCGGCGGCCGCCTGGTCGGGGCGGAGGCGCTGCTGCGTTGGGACCACCCGGTCCGGGGCGCGGTGTCACCGCTGGACTTCATCTCCATCGCCGAGGACACCGGCCTGATCGCCGCGATCGGCCGGTGGGTGCTGGACGAGGCGCTGCGGCAGCTCGCCGACTGGCGGCGCCACGGCGTGGTGGACGACGAGTTCTGGATCTCGGTCAACGTCTCGCCCCGGCAACTGCGCGACCCCGGCCTGCCGGACAGCATCGCCGAGGCACTGCTGCGGCACGACGTACCGACCGGGGTGGTGGTCCTGGAGATCACCGAGTCGGTGATGGTCGACCCGTCCGCCGGCACCGACCAGGTGCTCTTCGAACTGCGCGGGATGGGCGTACGGATAGTCGTGGACGACTTCGGCACCGGCTACTCCGCGCTGGGCTACCTGCGCCGGCACCCGGTCACCGGGGTCAAGGTCGACCAGGCGTTCGTCGGCGGGCTCGGCGGCAACCCGGAGGACGAGGAGATCGTACGGGCGGTGGTCGCGATGAGCAGCGCGCTGCGGCTGACGGTCGTCGCGGAGGGGGTCGAGACGCCGACCCAGCGGGCGGTGCTGGAGGCGCTCGGGGTGCTGCTCGGCCAGGGCCGGCTCTGGGGCGGCCCGGTACGCCCGAACCTGTTCGCGCAACGCTGGTCAGGTCTGGCCGTCGGCGCGGACGGGGCCGGCCCGGTGGTCGGGCCGGACACCGCTCAGCTCGACTCGGGCGGCTCGAACAACCAGTAGACCTGCTCGTCCAGCGGGGCGCTCCGGACCCCGGTGGTGAGCTGGTCCAGGGTCTGGTGGATCGCCTTCGGCAGGCCGATGTCGTTGTTCCGGCGGCAGATGTCCAGGGCCGCGATGCCCCGGCTGGCCAGCACCCGCTGCCACATCCGCTCGATCACCGTCTCGAACACCCCGTCGCCACGGATCTGCGGGTCGATCGCGAAGAAGCCGATGTACCAGATCCGCCGCTCGGCGTAGAGCACCGGCCAGCGGCGCGCGAAGTAGTCCGGCGAGATCAACGGTACGGCGTCCAGGTCGTTGGTGAACGTGGCCAGCGCCAGCACCTCGTCCGGCTGGTCCGGGTCGAGCCCGAGGTACTTCGTCACCCGGGCGTCGGCGAGCACCACGTCGAACTCGTCCCGGACCATGACGTGTCGCTGCACGGCGGCGGCCCGCAACTCGTCGAACGCGTTGTTGTAGAGCCGCCACGTCGCCTCGGTCAGATGCTCCGGCACCACCTGGTCCGCCGTGATGAGCATGTTGTCGCCCCCGCCACCGTCACCTCATGATCCCCTGACTCGCGGGTCACACTACCGAGTCCGGACCACCCCGTCGAACGTTGTGTCGGGCGGCGTACCAGGGGATTCAGTCTGTGCCCGGTGCGCCACCGCGCGTGCTCGCGGCCCTGAGGAAGTCGCGGTTCAGTCGCCCGATGGTGGACAGCGGGATCACCTTCGGACAGACGGCGGTGCACTCGCCCATGTTGGTGCAGCCGCCGAATCCCTCCGCGTCCTGCTGCGCGACCATGTCGAGCACCCGACCGGCCCGCTCCGGCTGACCCTGCGGCAACATGCTCAGGTGGGTGACCTTCGCGGCGGTGAACAGCATCGACGACCCGTTCGGGCAGGCCGCGACGCAGGCTCCGCAGCCGATGCAGGCGGCCGACTCGAACGCCGCGTCGGCGTCGACCTTGGGCACCGGAGATGCGTGCGCGTCCGGGGCGCTGCCGGTCGGCACCGAGATGTAACCGCCGGCGGCGATGATCCGGTCGAACGCGCTCCGGTCCACGACCAGGTCCTTCATCACCGGGAAGGCCCTCGCCCGCCACGGTTCGATGTCGATCGTCTGCCCGTCGGAGAAGTGCCGCATGTGCAGCTGGCAGATGGTGGTCGCCCGCTCCGGCCCGTGCGGTACGCCGTTGACGACCATGCCGCAGGAGCCGCAGATCCCCTCCCGACAGTCGTGGTCGAAGGCCACCGGGTCGTCGCCGTCGAGGATCAGCCGCTCGTTGAGCACGTCGAGCATCTCCAGGAACGACATGTCGGGGGAGACGTCGGCGGCCCGGTAGGAGACCATCCGGCCACGGTCGGCCGGGCCGGACTGTCGCCAGATGCGCAGGGTCAGATTCACTTGTAACTCCGCTGGCTGGGGTGGACGTACTCGAAGTGCAGGTCTTCCTTGTGCAGCACCGGCGGGTGGTCGGCCCCGGCGAACTCCCACGCCGCGACGTAACTGAAGTGCTCGTCGTCGCGCTGCGCCTCACCCTCCGGGGTCTGGCTCTCGGCCCGGAAGTGCCCACCGCAGGACTCCGTACGGTGCAGCGCGTCGACGCACATCAGCTCGGCCAGCTCGAAGAAGTCGGCGACCCGGCCGGCCTTCTCCAGCGACTGGTTGATGCCGTCGGCGTCGCCGGACACCTTGACCCGACGCCAGTACTGCTCCCGCAGGGCCCGGATCTGCTCGATCGCCTTGCGCAGCCCCGCGTCGCTGCGTTCCATCCCGCAGTGCTCCCACATGATCTGACCCAGCTCACGGTGGAACGAGTCGACCGTACGGTCACCGTCGACCGCGAGCAGTCGAGCCACCCGGTCCTCGACGTCGGCGCGGGCGGCGACCACCTCGGGATGGTTGTCGTCGATCGGGCCGAACGGGCCGGCGGCCAGGTAGTTCGCGATCGTGTTCGGCAGCACGAAGTAGCCGTCGGCCAGCCCCTGCATCAGCGCCGAGGCACCCAGCCGGTTGGCGCCGTGGTCGGAGAAGTTCGCCTCACCGATGACGAACAGGCCGGGGATGGTGGCCTGGAGGTCGTAGTCGACCCAGAGCCCACCCATCGTGTAGTGCACGGCCGGATAGATCCGCATCGGCACCCGGTACGGGTCCTCGCCGGTGATCCGCTCGTACATCTCGAAGAGGTTGCCGTACCGCTCCTGCACGGTGTGCCGGCCGAGCCGGCCGATCGCGTCAGCGAAGTCGAGGTAGACGCCGAGCCCGGTCGGCCCGACCCCGTTTCCCGCGTCGCAGACGTTCTTCGCCGCGCGGGAGGCGATGTCGCGCGGGACCAGGTTGCCGAAGGCCGGGTACATTCGCTCCAGGAAGTAGTCCCGCTCGTCGTCG is a window of Micromonospora sp. NBC_01699 DNA encoding:
- a CDS encoding serine hydrolase — protein: MGTAATAGLVFGTGTGASAATERGSATDALGPAERRVGKIYYRASTEAGGTWRARISVTAADGSALPAVEQGADEQVEAYSVNKVAVAVAVLDKVDRGLLQLSQTVEVTAAIVIPDGDGIFRLDGAYPSTVTVGHALAALLTVSDDTAVRLCGLVCPALEINQILVAKGFPNTQVVPVANPNRFFLGTTTPRETHDLLRALVAGTLLSPGSTAFLLAALRSPIAYPDGIRHDMSSGERERVATKAGWFDGGRNEAGVMFGIDGTPRLTYAIFADGQADPDNFGPTHPATRARSVMGRRFLETVTEPGPASARSRTGSAYRPSNGG
- a CDS encoding fumarate reductase/succinate dehydrogenase flavoprotein subunit, producing MEMFRYGEPVADSKAPDGPIETRWDRRRFEAKLVNPANRRKLTVLVVGTGLAGGSAAATLAEQGYRVKSYCYQDSPRRAHSIAAQGGINAAKNYRNDGDSVHRLFYDTVKGGDFRARESNVHRLAEVSVNIIDQAVAQGVPFAREYGGLLDTRSFGGAQVQRTFYARGQTGQQLLLGAYQALERQIALGRVEMHTRHEMLELIVVDGRARGIVVRDLVTGRTTTEYADAVVLASGGYGNVFYLSTNAKGCNVTATWRAHRKGAYFANPCYTQIHPTCIPVSGDHQSKLTLMSESLRNDGRVWVPKRAGDDRNPADIPDDERDYFLERMYPAFGNLVPRDIASRAAKNVCDAGNGVGPTGLGVYLDFADAIGRLGRHTVQERYGNLFEMYERITGEDPYRVPMRIYPAVHYTMGGLWVDYDLQATIPGLFVIGEANFSDHGANRLGASALMQGLADGYFVLPNTIANYLAAGPFGPIDDNHPEVVAARADVEDRVARLLAVDGDRTVDSFHRELGQIMWEHCGMERSDAGLRKAIEQIRALREQYWRRVKVSGDADGINQSLEKAGRVADFFELAELMCVDALHRTESCGGHFRAESQTPEGEAQRDDEHFSYVAAWEFAGADHPPVLHKEDLHFEYVHPSQRSYK
- a CDS encoding putative bifunctional diguanylate cyclase/phosphodiesterase; the protein is MVRLLVGQKTEGSLGAISMRRSTPVDRASASGSLAYLTAGVLAALLYAAHLSDALGALLFAAVGVGTAAVLVLGPRWHRAAPRHPWYLLSAASFLFLIGALVRPWAAHRTGISALAADAFTVPGYLLMIFGVGGLLRARGGLERHAVIDGLIVCLGAACVSVLLLAVPAASIQGRSVMVSALAGTYPVFDVVLLLLLVNLAFTTAARRPSYWLLVGMMTSLLLGDLAYAIVGLTGTLSGAPILDLPFLIGFAMVGAAALHPSVVYLGRAMPLPVQAWSWPRLLLICPALAAPFVLIAALHQPTLVERLVPALAGAVMVALLLVRAVSAVQGYATAQRRYEHHATHDPLTGLPNRRALSREVGRLLRRSAAVPTGIWVYFLDLDGFKMVNDSWGHDTGDQLIVQVGQRLRALVPSAAVVARVGGDEFVVVLSGTRDEAVELAEGILGSFAAPLQVGGIEVVVSTSVGLVGTTVVPTGEHTGSRDGLAYGVDEPTGSTGGWGGLPTAAAAEQHDAAPVTAESLMRDADIAMYHAKAEGPGKWALFDTSMRDRVRDRVEIEFALRHALAKEQLHLVYQPIVELRGGRLVGAEALLRWDHPVRGAVSPLDFISIAEDTGLIAAIGRWVLDEALRQLADWRRHGVVDDEFWISVNVSPRQLRDPGLPDSIAEALLRHDVPTGVVVLEITESVMVDPSAGTDQVLFELRGMGVRIVVDDFGTGYSALGYLRRHPVTGVKVDQAFVGGLGGNPEDEEIVRAVVAMSSALRLTVVAEGVETPTQRAVLEALGVLLGQGRLWGGPVRPNLFAQRWSGLAVGADGAGPVVGPDTAQLDSGGSNNQ
- a CDS encoding succinate dehydrogenase/fumarate reductase iron-sulfur subunit, which translates into the protein MNLTLRIWRQSGPADRGRMVSYRAADVSPDMSFLEMLDVLNERLILDGDDPVAFDHDCREGICGSCGMVVNGVPHGPERATTICQLHMRHFSDGQTIDIEPWRARAFPVMKDLVVDRSAFDRIIAAGGYISVPTGSAPDAHASPVPKVDADAAFESAACIGCGACVAACPNGSSMLFTAAKVTHLSMLPQGQPERAGRVLDMVAQQDAEGFGGCTNMGECTAVCPKVIPLSTIGRLNRDFLRAASTRGGAPGTD